The Medicago truncatula cultivar Jemalong A17 chromosome 4, MtrunA17r5.0-ANR, whole genome shotgun sequence genome includes a region encoding these proteins:
- the LOC11417142 gene encoding protein RER1A, protein MEGPGGSSASATAATPPQWWQDFSKLFQHYLDKSTPHSTYRWIGTFVIASIYGLRVFYLQGFYIVSYGLGIYMLNLLIGFLSPLVDPELEPSDGGPLLPTKGSDEFKPFIRRLPEFKFWYSFTKAFLIAFLMTFFSVFDVPVFWPILLCYWVVLFVLTMRRQIAHMIKYRYIPFSLGKQKYGGKKSYASSSSGSRAD, encoded by the exons ATGGAAGGACCTGGAGGCAGCAGTGCCTCTGCGACTGCTGCTACGCCGCCGCAATGGTGGCAAGATTTTTCGAAGCTATTTCAGCATTATTTGGATAAATCCACACCACATTCTACTTATAGGTGGATTGGGACTTTTGTTATTGCCTCCATATATGGTTTAAGGGTTTTTTACCTTCAAGGATTTTACATTGTGTCTTATGGATTGGGAATTTACATGCTGAATCTGTTGATCGGGTTTCTGTCTCCTTTGGTTGATCCTGAGCTGGAGCCTTCTGATGGAGGACCTTTGTTGCCTACTAAAGGCTCCGATGAGTTCAAGCCGTTTATTCGTCGGCTTCCTGAGTTTAAGTTCTG GTATTCCTTCACAAAGGCTTTCTTAATAGCATTCTTGATGACTTTCTTTTCTGTATTTGATGTTCCTGTCTTCTGGCCAATATTACTCTGCTACTGGGTTGTTCTGTTTGTCCTTACAATGAGACGCCAAATTGCACACATGATCAAATACAGATATATTCCATTCAGCTTGGGAAAGCAG AAATATGGTGGCAAGAAATCTTATGCAAGTAGTAGCAGTGGCTCTCGTGCCGACTAA